In Edaphobacter paludis, a single window of DNA contains:
- a CDS encoding 3-hydroxyacyl-CoA dehydrogenase, whose amino-acid sequence MNSTIPLSTLYALIIDPGAIVAISSDGSSSRVLLETEKAPDGIYVDPASSTIYFSTMGKWGPDFYAADGTIESCKLDGTDRRLLVGNGETVTPKQLVLDREDGYLYWCDREGMRVMRCRLDGTDVKTLIRAGAPGQQEDATRHCVGLAIDKPNNHLYWTQKGPEDAGRGRIFRAALTPPAGVLPEDRTDIELLFDNLPEPIDLEIDPEESLLYWTDRGAAPDGNSLNRARITPAGCTDHEVIYRGLHEGIGLSLDLASRRAFVTDLGGTVRSIDLDGEHASKQIWHGGPLTGIQFVSVEENPGITLRNATAISNSQLNPSLSLCEA is encoded by the coding sequence TTGAACTCGACCATTCCTCTCAGCACACTGTACGCCCTGATCATCGACCCGGGTGCAATCGTGGCGATCTCCAGCGACGGGTCGTCATCCCGGGTACTGCTGGAGACTGAAAAGGCGCCAGATGGCATTTACGTTGACCCAGCTTCCAGCACCATCTACTTCTCCACGATGGGTAAGTGGGGTCCGGACTTCTACGCTGCGGACGGGACGATTGAATCCTGCAAACTGGATGGGACTGACCGGCGCCTCCTGGTCGGCAATGGAGAGACCGTCACCCCCAAGCAGTTGGTGCTCGACAGGGAAGATGGTTACCTCTACTGGTGTGACCGTGAAGGCATGCGTGTGATGCGCTGCAGGCTCGACGGGACCGATGTGAAAACGCTCATCCGCGCTGGAGCGCCAGGACAACAGGAAGATGCTACGCGCCACTGCGTAGGACTTGCGATCGACAAACCGAATAATCACCTGTACTGGACGCAGAAAGGTCCCGAAGACGCCGGCAGAGGACGCATCTTCCGCGCCGCGCTTACGCCTCCAGCGGGCGTGCTGCCGGAAGATCGCACTGACATTGAGCTTCTCTTCGACAATCTGCCGGAGCCCATCGACCTTGAGATCGATCCCGAAGAGTCCTTGCTCTATTGGACGGACCGGGGCGCTGCTCCTGACGGCAATTCCCTCAATCGCGCCCGCATCACCCCTGCTGGTTGCACTGACCACGAAGTGATCTACCGCGGCCTACACGAAGGGATCGGACTCTCTTTGGACCTCGCCTCGAGGCGCGCGTTCGTTACAGATCTCGGAGGCACAGTCCGCTCCATCGACTTGGATGGGGAGCATGCATCGAAGCAGATTTGGCACGGAGGTCCGCTCACAGGCATCCAGTTCGTCTCCGTGGAAGAGAACCCAGGAATCACGCTGCGCAATGCGACGGCGATCTCTAACTCGCAATTGAACCCTTCACTCTCGCTGTGCGAGGCGTGA